Proteins found in one Saccharopolyspora phatthalungensis genomic segment:
- the tkt gene encoding transketolase gives MISTITDPDTLAVNTIRGLCMDAVQRAQSGHPGTPMGIAPVAYVLWQRFLRFDPADPIWPNRDRFVLSEGHASALLWSLLHLSGVRAVDPDYEVLGRLAVTRDDLQMFRQLDSHCPGHPEYRLTSGVEATTGPLGQGVAASVGMAIAGQWLAARYNRKDVPLFDFNVYALAGDGDMMEGISAEAASLAGHLRLANLCWIYDSNRVTIEGHTDITFTEEVAARFVAHGWNVTTVADANDLDQATRALHTFRAEQQRPTLILVHSHIGYGSPVEDSPRAHGAPFGPDGVRATKHALGLPEDSDFVIPPEVYDQFAQGIGARGAEARRAWEGMLTEYRSALPELADEIDRMQRRELPTGWQDALPTFPPDPVGIATRDSSAQVLGAVAQRVPWLLGGSADLAPSTKTTLAFAHDFQPGDRVGRNLHLGVREHAAAAIANGLSLTKLRPYWSTFLTFSDYARGAIRLSALMELPVVHIFTHDSIGVGEDGPTHQPVEHLASLRAIPGLLVFRPADANEVVETWRVVTALRHEPAALVLSRQPLPTVDRTGLGGADGVARGAYVLADAPSGRPEVLLLATGSEVAIALAARDELTGEGIAARVVSMPCWELFDRQPRVYRDQVLPPEVRARVAVEQAATLGWDRYVGDAGAVVGMHTFGASAPLKQLLSKFGFTPERVSRVARDLVAEGRTIR, from the coding sequence ATGATCTCCACCATCACCGACCCGGACACGCTGGCCGTCAACACGATCCGCGGTTTGTGCATGGACGCCGTCCAGCGGGCGCAGTCCGGCCATCCCGGCACTCCGATGGGCATCGCGCCGGTCGCCTACGTGCTGTGGCAGCGCTTCCTCCGGTTCGACCCGGCCGACCCGATCTGGCCCAACCGGGACCGGTTTGTGCTGTCCGAAGGGCACGCCTCGGCGCTGCTGTGGTCGCTGCTGCACCTGAGCGGGGTGCGGGCGGTCGACCCCGACTACGAGGTGCTCGGCCGGCTGGCCGTCACCCGGGATGACCTGCAGATGTTCCGGCAGCTCGACTCGCACTGCCCCGGGCATCCCGAGTACCGGCTGACCAGCGGAGTGGAGGCCACCACCGGGCCGCTGGGGCAGGGCGTGGCCGCCTCGGTGGGCATGGCCATCGCCGGGCAGTGGCTGGCCGCCCGCTACAACCGGAAAGACGTCCCGCTGTTCGACTTCAACGTTTACGCCTTGGCCGGGGACGGCGACATGATGGAGGGCATCTCCGCCGAGGCGGCGTCCCTGGCCGGTCATCTGCGGCTGGCCAACCTGTGCTGGATCTACGACTCCAACCGGGTCACGATCGAGGGCCACACCGACATCACGTTCACCGAGGAAGTCGCCGCCCGGTTCGTCGCCCACGGCTGGAACGTGACCACCGTCGCCGACGCCAACGACCTCGACCAGGCCACCAGGGCACTGCACACGTTCCGCGCCGAGCAGCAACGACCCACGCTGATCCTGGTGCACAGCCACATCGGCTACGGCTCGCCCGTGGAAGACTCGCCGCGCGCACACGGCGCGCCGTTCGGCCCGGACGGGGTGCGAGCCACCAAACACGCGCTGGGACTGCCCGAGGACTCCGACTTCGTGATCCCGCCGGAGGTCTACGACCAGTTCGCGCAAGGAATCGGGGCGCGGGGGGCCGAAGCCCGGCGGGCGTGGGAGGGCATGCTCACCGAATACCGGTCCGCACTGCCGGAACTCGCCGACGAGATCGACCGGATGCAGCGCCGCGAGTTGCCGACGGGGTGGCAGGACGCGCTGCCGACATTCCCCCCGGACCCGGTCGGGATCGCCACGCGCGACTCCTCCGCCCAGGTCCTGGGCGCCGTGGCCCAGCGCGTGCCCTGGCTGCTCGGCGGATCCGCCGATCTCGCCCCGAGCACCAAGACCACCCTGGCCTTCGCGCACGACTTCCAGCCCGGCGACCGGGTGGGCCGCAACCTGCACCTCGGCGTCCGCGAACACGCCGCGGCGGCGATCGCCAACGGACTGTCGCTGACCAAGCTCCGCCCGTACTGGTCGACGTTCTTGACCTTCTCCGACTACGCCCGCGGCGCCATCAGGCTGTCCGCGCTGATGGAGTTGCCGGTGGTGCACATCTTCACCCACGACTCGATCGGCGTCGGCGAGGACGGTCCCACCCACCAGCCGGTCGAGCACCTTGCCTCGCTGCGCGCCATACCCGGCCTGCTGGTGTTCCGCCCGGCCGACGCGAACGAGGTGGTGGAGACCTGGCGGGTCGTCACCGCGCTGCGCCATGAGCCGGCCGCGCTGGTGCTCTCCCGCCAGCCACTGCCCACAGTGGACCGTACCGGGCTGGGCGGTGCAGACGGGGTCGCGCGGGGTGCATATGTGCTCGCCGACGCCCCGTCCGGGCGACCGGAGGTGCTACTGCTGGCCACCGGGTCTGAGGTGGCCATCGCGCTGGCCGCGCGCGACGAGCTGACCGGCGAGGGCATCGCCGCGCGGGTGGTGAGCATGCCGTGCTGGGAGCTGTTCGACCGGCAGCCACGCGTGTACCGGGACCAGGTGCTGCCGCCGGAGGTGCGCGCCCGGGTGGCCGTCGAGCAGGCCGCCACCCTCGGCTGGGACCGCTACGTCGGCGACGCTGGAGCGGTGGTCGGCATGCACACCTTCGGCGCCTCCGCCCCCCTGAAGCAGTTGCTGTCGAAGTTCGGGTTCACCCCCGAACGCGTCTCCCGGGTCGCCCGCGACCTGGTGGCCGAGGGGAGGACGATCCGGTGA
- a CDS encoding glucose-6-phosphate dehydrogenase assembly protein OpcA, producing MIRDLPDTNATEISAALRTARRALGIPAVGMVLTLIIVTDEAGLEGALAAASKTAREHPSRILAVIEGPPDAQTTSGEAARLDTEIRICSEVGAGETVVLWLSGEVVAHADSVVLPLLVPEAPVVVWWPGAGPANPAAHPLGALANRRVTDVAAAASPLKHLTRRSQTYTPGDTDLAWTRTTPWRSILTAALDRHPAPVQRAVVESEPEDGSGILLAAWLAERLQVPVEHAAATGSPLAVRLHSGDGDITLARTSPSTAGLSTPDHPDQCAAMPQADTAELISEELRRLEPDDVYGTALKHSSAVAASPARTSA from the coding sequence ATGATTCGCGACCTGCCCGACACGAACGCGACCGAGATCAGCGCCGCCCTGCGCACCGCACGCCGGGCGCTGGGTATACCGGCGGTGGGCATGGTGCTCACCCTGATCATCGTCACCGACGAAGCCGGCCTGGAGGGTGCCCTGGCGGCGGCCAGCAAAACCGCGCGGGAACACCCCTCCCGCATTCTCGCCGTCATCGAAGGCCCGCCGGACGCCCAGACGACGTCCGGCGAAGCCGCGCGGCTGGACACCGAGATTCGGATCTGCTCGGAGGTAGGGGCGGGCGAGACCGTGGTGCTGTGGTTGTCCGGTGAGGTGGTCGCACATGCCGACTCCGTCGTCCTGCCCCTCTTGGTGCCCGAGGCTCCGGTTGTGGTGTGGTGGCCGGGGGCTGGGCCCGCCAATCCCGCCGCGCATCCCCTCGGCGCACTGGCGAACCGTCGCGTCACCGATGTTGCCGCGGCAGCCTCGCCGCTGAAGCACCTGACCAGGCGATCGCAGACCTACACCCCGGGCGACACCGACCTCGCCTGGACCCGCACCACCCCGTGGCGCAGCATCCTCACCGCGGCCCTCGACCGGCATCCGGCACCCGTCCAGCGGGCCGTTGTCGAGAGCGAACCCGAGGATGGCAGCGGCATCCTGCTGGCGGCCTGGCTCGCCGAACGCCTGCAGGTGCCGGTCGAACACGCCGCCGCGACGGGTTCCCCGCTCGCGGTGCGGCTCCACAGCGGCGATGGCGACATCACGCTCGCCCGCACCAGCCCCAGCACGGCCGGGTTGTCCACGCCCGATCATCCAGACCAGTGTGCGGCCATGCCGCAGGCCGACACGGCGGAACTGATCAGCGAGGAGCTTCGCCGCCTCGAACCCGACGACGTCTACGGCACCGCCCTCAAGCACAGCTCGGCGGTGGCGGCCTCGCCGGCGCGAACCTCCGCATAA
- the zwf gene encoding glucose-6-phosphate dehydrogenase, with translation MSIVRNEEFTGVRSENPLRDPADLRLPRVAGPSGVVVFGVTGDLSRKKVLPAVYDLANRGLLPPGFSLVGFARREWTDEEFAAMVRESVQRHARTPLREAVWQQLARGFRFVQGAFDDDEAFERLAATLGELDRLRAVGGNFAFYLAVPPKSFPQVVQQLRKHGLADTRGGGWRRAVIEKPFGHDLGSARELNRLVRDVFRDDEIFRIDHYLGKETVQNIMAVRFSNVLFEPVWNRSYVDQVQITMAEDIGVGGRAGYYDGVGAARDVLQNHLLQLLALTAMEEPASFGADALEAEKLKVLQAVSLPRDLAAHTVLGQYDRGWQGGRPVPGYREEPGVDPGSRTDTYAAVRLEISNRRWAGVPFYLRTGKRLARRVTEIATVFQPAPYLPFAPTATRSLGQNALIMRVQPDEGVTVRFGSKVPGSAMQIRDVTMDFSYGQSFTESSPEAYERLLLDVLRGDPPLFPREREVESSWAILDPIEDHWQRRAAPAPYPAGGWGPREADEMLARDGRSWRQP, from the coding sequence ATGTCGATCGTGCGGAACGAGGAGTTCACCGGTGTCCGCAGCGAGAATCCGTTGCGGGATCCTGCGGATCTGCGTCTGCCTCGGGTGGCGGGACCGTCCGGCGTGGTGGTTTTCGGGGTCACCGGCGATCTTTCCCGGAAAAAGGTCCTGCCCGCGGTTTACGACCTGGCCAACAGGGGGCTGCTGCCGCCCGGGTTTTCCCTGGTCGGGTTCGCGCGCCGGGAGTGGACCGACGAGGAGTTCGCCGCGATGGTGCGCGAGAGCGTGCAAAGGCACGCGCGGACTCCGCTTCGGGAGGCGGTGTGGCAGCAGTTGGCTCGCGGATTCCGGTTCGTCCAGGGCGCGTTCGACGACGACGAGGCCTTCGAGCGGCTGGCGGCGACGCTGGGCGAGCTGGACCGACTCCGGGCCGTCGGTGGCAACTTCGCCTTCTACCTCGCGGTGCCACCGAAATCTTTCCCGCAGGTAGTGCAGCAGTTGCGCAAGCACGGGCTGGCCGATACGCGCGGGGGCGGCTGGCGGCGCGCGGTGATCGAGAAACCCTTCGGCCACGACCTGGGCAGCGCTCGGGAGCTCAACCGGCTGGTGCGGGACGTCTTCCGGGACGATGAGATCTTCCGCATCGATCACTACCTGGGCAAGGAGACGGTGCAGAACATCATGGCGGTGCGGTTTTCCAACGTGCTGTTCGAGCCGGTGTGGAACCGTTCCTACGTCGATCAGGTGCAGATCACGATGGCCGAGGACATCGGCGTGGGCGGGCGTGCCGGGTACTACGACGGGGTCGGTGCTGCCCGGGATGTGTTGCAGAACCACCTGCTGCAGTTGCTCGCACTGACCGCGATGGAAGAACCGGCCTCCTTCGGCGCCGACGCTTTGGAGGCCGAGAAGCTCAAGGTATTGCAGGCGGTGTCCCTGCCCCGGGATCTGGCGGCGCACACCGTGCTGGGGCAGTATGACCGCGGTTGGCAAGGCGGGCGGCCGGTGCCCGGCTACCGCGAAGAGCCTGGCGTCGATCCCGGCTCGCGCACCGACACCTACGCCGCCGTCAGACTCGAGATCAGCAACCGCCGGTGGGCAGGCGTGCCCTTCTACCTGCGCACTGGCAAACGTCTCGCCCGCCGGGTCACCGAGATCGCGACCGTGTTCCAGCCCGCTCCGTACCTGCCGTTCGCGCCCACCGCCACCCGTTCGCTCGGCCAGAACGCTCTGATCATGCGGGTCCAGCCGGACGAGGGCGTCACCGTTCGGTTCGGCTCGAAGGTGCCGGGCAGCGCGATGCAGATCCGCGACGTCACGATGGACTTCAGCTACGGCCAGTCGTTCACCGAGTCCAGCCCCGAAGCCTACGAACGGTTGCTGCTCGACGTCCTGCGCGGTGACCCGCCGCTGTTTCCGCGGGAACGGGAAGTCGAGTCGTCCTGGGCGATCCTCGACCCCATCGAAGACCACTGGCAACGGCGGGCGGCGCCGGCGCCGTATCCGGCCGGGGGCTGGGGACCGCGTGAAGCCGACGAGATGCTTGCACGAGACGGACGGAGCTGGCGTCAACCATGA
- a CDS encoding pentapeptide repeat-containing protein, whose protein sequence is MADTPSAPELLPMNGDDDAAAPERHSTRRWLLGIGLTVVLNLAVTVAAFGGLYLQQRSFDLEQAKAVTEQLTIASELVSRPEDTAQAAGFRMLARVAQVSPGDQGRVLDLAEAYIVNDRPVARRPEGYTDERQIYVANTGTQAAVDVIRSRTIARDPGGPGQRAFNLPGLVVEAVRFHDVVMRKTQGQACTGRKSEWDRADLRGSDFWSCGFKWARFVDANLHAVQLQSSVLEDADFTNADLTGADLDGVVINAKTVFRGADLGGATFAGTDLSSADFAGVKSIAGADFSRAKGVERARNLRNAQGAQSALWPH, encoded by the coding sequence ATGGCAGATACTCCGAGTGCTCCTGAGCTGCTGCCGATGAATGGCGACGATGACGCTGCCGCGCCCGAGCGGCATTCGACGCGTCGCTGGCTGCTGGGTATCGGCCTGACGGTCGTCCTGAACCTCGCGGTGACAGTGGCCGCGTTCGGTGGATTGTATTTGCAGCAACGCAGCTTCGATCTGGAACAGGCCAAGGCGGTCACCGAACAGTTGACCATCGCGTCAGAACTGGTCAGCCGTCCCGAGGACACCGCTCAGGCAGCGGGATTCCGGATGTTGGCACGTGTCGCACAAGTCTCGCCCGGCGACCAAGGTCGTGTGCTCGATCTGGCCGAAGCCTACATCGTCAACGACAGGCCAGTCGCCCGGCGGCCCGAGGGCTACACCGACGAGCGCCAGATATACGTGGCGAACACGGGCACGCAGGCCGCGGTGGACGTGATTCGGTCCCGCACCATCGCACGCGACCCGGGCGGGCCCGGTCAACGCGCCTTCAACCTCCCGGGTCTGGTTGTTGAGGCGGTGCGGTTCCACGACGTGGTGATGCGTAAGACCCAAGGGCAGGCGTGTACAGGCAGGAAGTCCGAGTGGGACCGGGCAGACCTCAGGGGCAGCGATTTCTGGTCGTGCGGATTCAAATGGGCGCGGTTCGTCGATGCCAATCTGCATGCCGTGCAGTTGCAGTCGTCGGTTCTGGAAGACGCGGATTTCACCAACGCCGACCTGACCGGGGCCGATCTTGACGGCGTGGTGATCAATGCCAAGACGGTGTTTCGGGGCGCGGATCTCGGCGGTGCCACGTTCGCGGGTACCGACCTGTCGTCGGCGGACTTCGCCGGCGTGAAGTCGATCGCCGGTGCGGACTTCTCGCGGGCGAAGGGAGTTGAGCGGGCGCGCAATCTGCGGAACGCACAGGGGGCTCAGTCGGCGCTTTGGCCCCACTGA
- the katG gene encoding catalase/peroxidase HPI yields MTDSPDAVAGEIKESGGQCPVAHGRAPHPTQGGGNRQWWPNHLNLKILAKNTPVTNPLGQEFNYAEAFKTLDLPAVKRDIEEVLTTSQDWWPADFGHYGPLMIRMAWHSAGTYRISDGRGGASAGQQRFAPLNSWPDNVNLDKARRLLWPVKKKYGQRISWADLLILAGNVALESMGFETFGFAGGREDVWEPDEDVYWGPEATWLGDERYTGDRELENPLAAVQMGLIYVNPEGPNGNPDPIAAARDIRETFRRMAMNDEETVALIAGGHTFGKTHGAAPDSHLGADPEAAPLEEQGLGWKNAFGTGKGADTITSGLEVTWTSTPTQWGNGFFENLFGYEWELTQSPAGAHQWKPKDGAGEGTIPHAHDSSKRIAPTMLTTDLSLRFDPIYGPISRRFYENPDEFADAFARAWYKLTHRDLGPKSLYLGPEVPEETLLWQDPLPVVDHELVGAEDIAALKAKILDSGLSVSQLVSSAWASASTFRGSDKRGGANGARIRLEPQKGWEVNNPDELATVLSTLEGIQESFNAAQTGGKKVSLADLIVLGGCAAVEQAAKAAGYDVEVPFTPGRVDVSQEQTDAESFAALEPAADGFRNYVGKGNRLPAEYLLLDKANLLTLSAPETTVLVGGLRVLGANHDSSNLGVFTDTPGSLTNDFFVNLLDLGTTWKPASEDAQTFEGRDASGEVKWTGSRVDLVFGSNSELRALAEVYASDDAREKFVHDFVAAWDKVMNLDRFDLA; encoded by the coding sequence GTGACTGACAGCCCTGACGCCGTTGCTGGTGAGATCAAGGAGAGCGGAGGCCAGTGCCCGGTCGCGCACGGACGTGCCCCGCACCCGACCCAGGGCGGGGGGAACCGCCAGTGGTGGCCGAACCACCTCAACCTGAAGATCCTCGCGAAGAACACCCCGGTGACCAATCCGCTGGGTCAGGAGTTCAACTACGCCGAGGCGTTCAAAACCCTCGACCTGCCCGCCGTGAAGCGGGACATCGAGGAGGTGCTGACGACCTCGCAGGACTGGTGGCCGGCCGACTTCGGTCACTACGGCCCGCTCATGATCCGGATGGCGTGGCACAGCGCGGGCACCTACCGCATCAGCGACGGCCGCGGCGGCGCCAGCGCCGGTCAGCAGCGCTTCGCGCCCCTGAACAGCTGGCCGGACAACGTCAACCTCGACAAGGCCCGTCGTCTGCTGTGGCCGGTCAAGAAGAAGTACGGCCAGCGGATTTCGTGGGCCGACCTGCTGATCCTGGCCGGTAACGTCGCGCTGGAGTCGATGGGCTTCGAAACCTTCGGCTTCGCCGGCGGTCGCGAGGACGTCTGGGAACCCGACGAGGACGTTTACTGGGGCCCCGAGGCCACGTGGCTCGGTGACGAGCGCTACACCGGTGACCGGGAGCTTGAGAATCCCCTGGCGGCGGTCCAGATGGGCCTGATCTACGTCAACCCGGAGGGCCCGAACGGCAACCCGGACCCGATCGCAGCGGCCCGCGACATCCGCGAGACGTTCCGCCGCATGGCGATGAACGACGAGGAGACGGTCGCGCTGATCGCCGGCGGGCACACCTTCGGCAAGACCCACGGTGCGGCGCCGGACAGTCACCTCGGGGCCGACCCCGAGGCGGCCCCGCTCGAAGAGCAGGGCCTGGGCTGGAAGAACGCCTTCGGCACCGGCAAGGGCGCGGACACCATCACCAGTGGCCTTGAGGTCACGTGGACCAGCACGCCGACCCAGTGGGGCAACGGCTTCTTCGAGAACCTGTTCGGCTACGAGTGGGAGCTGACCCAGAGCCCGGCGGGCGCGCACCAGTGGAAGCCGAAAGACGGTGCGGGAGAAGGCACAATTCCGCACGCCCACGACTCGTCGAAGCGGATCGCGCCGACGATGCTCACCACGGACCTCTCGCTGCGGTTCGACCCGATCTACGGGCCGATCTCGCGTCGCTTCTACGAGAACCCCGACGAGTTCGCGGACGCCTTCGCCCGGGCGTGGTACAAGCTGACCCACCGTGACCTGGGGCCGAAGTCGCTCTACCTCGGCCCGGAGGTGCCGGAAGAAACCCTGCTGTGGCAGGACCCGCTCCCGGTGGTCGACCACGAGCTGGTCGGTGCCGAGGACATCGCCGCACTGAAGGCCAAGATCCTCGACTCGGGTCTGAGCGTCTCGCAGCTGGTTTCCAGCGCGTGGGCGTCGGCCTCGACGTTCCGTGGCAGCGACAAGCGCGGTGGCGCCAACGGCGCGCGCATCCGCCTGGAGCCGCAGAAGGGGTGGGAGGTCAACAACCCCGATGAGCTGGCGACAGTGCTGAGCACCCTGGAGGGCATCCAGGAGTCGTTCAACGCCGCCCAGACCGGGGGCAAGAAGGTCTCGTTGGCCGACCTGATCGTGCTCGGTGGGTGTGCCGCAGTCGAGCAGGCCGCCAAGGCCGCCGGCTACGACGTCGAGGTGCCGTTCACGCCGGGCCGCGTCGACGTGTCGCAGGAACAGACCGATGCGGAGTCTTTTGCCGCGCTTGAGCCCGCCGCGGACGGGTTCCGCAACTACGTGGGCAAGGGCAACCGGCTGCCGGCCGAGTACCTCCTGCTCGACAAGGCGAACCTGCTCACGCTGAGCGCGCCGGAAACGACCGTCCTCGTCGGTGGTCTCCGCGTCCTCGGCGCGAATCACGACTCCTCGAACCTCGGCGTCTTCACCGACACCCCGGGATCGCTGACCAACGACTTCTTCGTGAACCTGCTCGACCTGGGCACCACGTGGAAGCCGGCGTCGGAGGACGCGCAGACCTTCGAGGGGCGTGACGCCTCGGGCGAGGTCAAGTGGACCGGTAGCCGTGTCGACCTCGTCTTCGGCTCGAACTCCGAGCTGCGCGCGCTCGCGGAGGTCTACGCCAGCGATGACGCGCGGGAGAAGTTCGTGCACGACTTCGTCGCGGCGTGGGACAAGGTGATGAACCTCGACCGGTTCGACCTCGCCTGA
- a CDS encoding Fur family transcriptional regulator, with protein MLREAALRVTRPRVAVLSAVHDHPHADTDSIIGVVRRDLPKVSHQAVYDVLRALTAAGLLRRIQPMGSVARYEARVGDNHHHVACRSCGVVVDVDCAVGAAPCLTAADAHGFTIDEAEVIYWGLCPACSPDTVPDDNH; from the coding sequence ATGTTGCGCGAGGCTGCACTGCGGGTGACCCGTCCCCGGGTAGCGGTGCTGTCCGCGGTACATGACCATCCGCACGCCGACACGGACTCGATCATCGGTGTCGTACGCCGAGATCTCCCCAAGGTGTCCCACCAGGCTGTCTACGACGTGCTGCGCGCGCTGACCGCCGCGGGTTTGCTGCGTCGCATCCAGCCGATGGGCTCCGTGGCCCGCTACGAGGCGCGGGTCGGGGATAACCACCACCATGTCGCGTGCCGGTCGTGCGGTGTCGTTGTCGATGTCGATTGCGCCGTGGGCGCCGCGCCCTGCTTGACTGCCGCCGATGCCCACGGCTTCACGATCGACGAGGCCGAGGTCATCTACTGGGGGCTGTGCCCAGCCTGTTCCCCCGACACAGTTCCTGACGATAATCACTGA
- a CDS encoding DddA-like double-stranded DNA deaminase toxin, translated as MRKALLVVGAIIIFIWWLNGASDARFGCGDDQTSAHAASGSCPSTLGGAAEDAEWAADRIASLPVRDDGDPTTGLLYDSEGTETRITSGDSGSAYEAAKGYISLPSKQVAGHVEAKAAATMRDAGETFAVLVLNNRPCTYASGVGCLRASAMILPAGSTMVLWWPDGGPTTVRGSA; from the coding sequence GTGCGGAAAGCTCTGCTCGTCGTCGGCGCGATCATCATCTTCATTTGGTGGCTGAACGGTGCCAGTGACGCGAGGTTCGGCTGCGGCGACGATCAGACCAGCGCGCATGCTGCTTCCGGGAGCTGTCCCAGCACCCTGGGAGGTGCCGCCGAGGATGCCGAGTGGGCCGCCGATCGGATCGCGAGCCTTCCCGTCCGCGACGATGGCGACCCGACAACTGGTCTGCTCTACGACAGCGAAGGCACGGAAACACGAATCACCAGCGGCGACAGCGGATCCGCATACGAGGCCGCGAAGGGCTATATTTCGTTGCCCAGCAAGCAGGTCGCCGGGCACGTCGAGGCCAAGGCTGCCGCTACTATGCGAGACGCGGGAGAGACATTCGCGGTCTTGGTCCTGAACAATCGCCCCTGCACCTACGCTTCCGGGGTTGGTTGTCTGCGAGCATCCGCGATGATCCTGCCCGCTGGGAGCACAATGGTCCTGTGGTGGCCTGACGGTGGCCCTACCACGGTCCGAGGGAGCGCATGA
- a CDS encoding Imm1 family immunity protein, which translates to MTATIGAFRIGGEGVSSPRPTAMSPDARITLIDQQLDQRPTARSSVLILEIDREGDAFATIDRFRHLVDSPEDTSAPDLIEFMRVGVTGTVGAAEYLHWTLSTGEQTIYATYNTAPTAATVPPVLYDDCVPQFFPPETVIALDQVRQLMISFALHGTWPSAAFWGRRDQLVV; encoded by the coding sequence ATGACTGCGACGATCGGGGCGTTCCGCATCGGTGGAGAGGGAGTCTCCTCGCCACGACCGACCGCGATGAGCCCGGACGCCAGGATCACGTTGATCGACCAGCAGCTCGATCAACGCCCCACAGCCCGAAGCAGTGTGCTGATCCTGGAGATCGATCGGGAGGGCGACGCGTTCGCGACGATCGACCGCTTCCGTCACCTAGTCGACTCCCCCGAGGACACCTCGGCACCTGATCTGATCGAGTTCATGAGGGTTGGCGTCACCGGGACCGTAGGCGCGGCGGAGTACCTGCACTGGACCCTCTCGACCGGCGAACAGACCATCTACGCCACGTACAACACGGCACCCACAGCTGCCACGGTCCCGCCCGTGCTCTATGACGACTGCGTGCCGCAGTTTTTCCCACCAGAAACCGTCATCGCCCTTGACCAGGTACGACAGCTCATGATCAGCTTCGCGCTGCACGGGACGTGGCCATCCGCCGCCTTCTGGGGACGCAGAGACCAACTCGTTGTCTGA